From the Acipenser ruthenus chromosome 5, fAciRut3.2 maternal haplotype, whole genome shotgun sequence genome, the window cttggaagtttttttctcccactgctaattaaaaaaaaaaaaaaaaaaaaaagtagttcctAAACATGCAGAATACatgtgaaggggggggggttatttACTTAACAAAAGAAGTCATGTGAGGGCAAGATTATTTACAAGTGTGCTACTGTGCATCCAATTGTTTCTTCAACCCCTATATGCATGGTGTGTTGATTACAAGGGCTGGAGACATGGATTAATCAGACATGCTGGTCAGGATGTGTGTGTTTTCCTACATGTCTAAACAATATCAATTACATGCAATAAGTTCAGTTAGTTATCCACAATCCATCTAATAACTACATTTCATTTAGTTTTTGCAGGTTACAAATGTTCTTAACTTGCAGACTTCCTACAAACATCCAGTCAAGTACACAGTAACTTGTTTTCAATAGTGCCTTCACCCTTCACCAGTGTAGTGAAAAACTTTAGGGCAGAGATGGCACTTAATACCTAAACACTTTTCAGTACAAAAAGGGCGACGAAAACAACACACTTCCACATGCATACTTTTCATGAACATACTGTACGGGAAAGTCTAGAGTCGtcgtttcccccccccccccccccaaaaaaaaacacaataatactgTACCAAATTCAAGAAATTGTGCGATTTCATATGCCCTCTGCTGGCTGAAACAAATCAATGTAACTAAAAATGAGCAGATCTTTAATAGAAACAAAACAGTTCCCCTAGAATGAAGCAAAGCAAGTTATTTGGAACACAAGTGTGTACAGAGATGCCAActaaaattattttatataaatgattaaaacgggggaaataaaactaaataaactgtgAAGACTTCATGTTGAACGATCACGAGTATTTGTCAATGTTCtgcctcactttttttttttttacctaacaaACCCATTGTTTTCTGATAATTTTACACTTGTCAACAATGCTTGTGCTGTACTGGCTGGTGCTTTACGGTAGTAGTTCGCTCTCCTGTGTTCATGCATTTTATGATTACTTTGAATACCAATAACATACTACGGTGTCTAGAAATTCATGTTCACATTTGTTAGTAGGTCTACTCCCTACACCATTTAAGTCCTATGCTTGACACACTGCTCAAAATTCAACTAAACTGAAAGCAGTTTTCACAGGACTACTCAAATGTATTCCTCCTTCCTAATGAAAGACTAACACCACGAGAGGGAGTTCTCCAACAGTAGCTACCTGTCAACTACTGAGCAGTCAGCATGAAGTACAGGTTTTTGCAATGTTCCACTTTTCATCTCCAGAAAAAGATTTACACGTCAGAACAAAGGTTGCCACATTTAAAGTTCTATAAACATGTAGTACACTAACATAAATCTCTAAAACCTGCTATTTgttgtatttcaaaataaaaaacaaacaaaaaggatatGGTCTTTATGGTCTGTGCAACCTAGGGAGGCCCAGGTAACACTAGCAATTCATTTGTGCAACTTTCGGCTAAACTGGGTTCTGACAGGGCTATGAAAAGGGGAATTTCCATCTGGTTTCCCCAGAAAACCTACAAGCAACTATAAATAACAAAATAGACTCCAAAAGAACACACACTTGGGAAAACCATTCCTATATCTACCAAGCTTATCCCACTTCGGTCTTACAAGAACAAATTGCAATGTGTACGACTAGAGAAGTCTGTCAGGATAGGCTACACTTCTCACACCAATGTCTAAATCTGGGTCTCTGTCCTTTCTCTTTCATTTCCAAATTCATCATTCAACTTCAGCAACAATTGTCGACGGGCTCGTGTGTCTAGCAGAAAACGCTTTAGCGAGACGGAAAGCATGTGTGCAATTTCACATTCAAATATTCTTTGGATGTGTGTACAAAATACAATTCCTAGAACATGTTTATCAAACAAATAATGTTTATTAGCAACTAAAAACattcacttttgttttctttttcttttactcaCTGCAGTACGAGGAACAAATCACAGACATTCATTTTGGGGATAACACAGAGCATGTTGTAGATTTATTTTCACAAAGTTCTTACAGTTTCTATATACCTCAGTACTATTACCTCAGTACCTGGTTTACGTATATTTTGCTTAAAAGACAAAAGCATAACACACCTAGGCATTGTTTTAAAATTTTGCAGCAGCATTTAAAAATAGACGAACACAGGCCAGCACCTGCTGTCTTCAAGTATTACAACATCTGCAGTGAAACCATTGGAAACAGCCAGGATCTTCTACTTTCTTCCATAGGAAGGTcaaactgttttttgttgtttaattaaaaaaaatgtggcgAGCTCAAAATGAAAATGTACCCAATTAAAAGTTGTGGGAGTGGCTTTCATcataagaataattaaaaacaattaccTACCATTTTTTATAAACTAAAAGAGCACTCTATACAAGTCAGTTGTACACCATTGTGTGAAAGATGAAGTGAATTACTCAAAAGGTCCAGTCAGCCATTTACCTATTACAGAGAATTGACAACTTTACAAAAGTATCTTTTACCTACTGAGTGATGACTGTCCCCTCAGTTTCTGTTTTCTCTACCACTGGCTGTTTGTCTATTCCGGTTTCTGGCTCATTCTTCTTCTCATTGTCTACATCCTCGGGAGAAGCTTCTTGCTCTGCTAGTTCAGGATGGTTCTGGTCTTGCTCAATGTCTGTTTCATCACCATTTACCTGTGGTGGCTTGTCTCGCTTTTGGCTTTCAGCTACACCTTCGAAAAACTTAAACGCTCGTGGCGGAGCAGGAGGGGCAGTCCAGGACTCACGGTCTCGTTCACGGGCAAAACGGCTCCCGTTCATTTCCCTGCGGAAATCCAAATCTCTATCGTCCCGATCCCTCTGCCTTTCCCAGTGACGACGACGGTCATCAAAATCACGGTGAACGTCTGGTTCGAAACCCCGGTTCCACGTCGGCCCACCACGCCCATCAAAGCGGAAGTTTCCAGTGCCTGGACGAtcatcatttaaaccttttggaCCACCAAAGGGCATCCCCCGGTGCTCACGTTCATCAAAGTCTCCTCGCGGGGGACCCCACCGGCTCTCTGGCCTAAAGCCACTTAAAGACTGCCTTCTACCAAGGTTCTCTCTTCCTTCCCCTGGCGGCCCTCTGAACCCATCCCTTCCGTCTAACGGGGGAGGTCTATTTACGTTGTCACTCGGCTCGACTGGGGGTCTTAAAAGGCTCTCGCGTTTCTCCACGGGGGGAAATCGATAATCTTGATCGCATTCCTGTTGGATGCTGTCATTCCCAGCTGGCATCCCCTCATCAGGCTTGCCTATACTGTTGTCAGCCTGGTTCCCAAGTCTCTCAAAAGGTCCTTCAGGCCTGGTGAAATTGTCAACTGGTGGGAATGGCCCGCGAAGTCTAGCCTGCAGGGAAGGGTCAAGCATTGATGTGGGAGGCATGTTTGGTTGAGGAGGCATTCCAGGCTGCATCAACATAGAAAAACGTGCCCCAGGTGAGGGGGGTAGCATTCCTGGGCGGATGTCCAAGGGCAATAATCCAGGCATCCTTTGGCCATGAATATCTGGATGGTGCAATGACGTTGCAGACGGATGCATCCCCAGGAGGCTAACTGAGCTCCGAGCATCACTTAggattcctgaaaaaaaaacaaaaaaaaaccccataatGGTTAGATTTTGGATACACGTTTTCATTACCTCATTTTGTGGCATTTTACATTTGAATgcatgttaaccctttgcagtccattgtcggactgggtccgacattgcaattattcctcacaggtcctttgtcggactgggtccgacatcattatagcaacgcaataaacgggtgtttagtcgtttttcctccggaaaaagccgagaaaaccattcaattgccgagtgggagcgacaggagccgagacaagtcggaaaaaaaaaaaaaaaggcgtatctcatgaatagtcatacatggtatcaggtatctgATAAcagggcgttcatagtaaacaagctggctgagtgcgtcagcgcacagagactatcatggacatttgcagagcttttttcagatgttatagtaataaaataatgacttggatcgcattattgaggagtttggtgataaaacgagtgatccggagatgatcgatcggtatgtacgactattattattattatttatttcttacatagctgaacgctatagcaaacgaaagggtggggcagggctggagatgcctagtgagtgctttgttgatatgcagggccatttaaacccgtttgactgtgaaaaaaaatacttttaaacagcacgtataaaattaactgcgcgtgtgaaaattaattagacctggcgtgcctgacgcgcagttaataaatggactgcaaagggttaagtgaaAAAGATGGAACACAAACTTAATGGCATAAAAAGGCAAAAGGACACCTTATATCATTTGAATCCATGTGCTGATTTTAAACCATTTAgatctatttactctttaaaaacCTACTTTAAATATGTAGGTTTTCAAATCATAGGTCGGTCATCTTTAATTGACTAGAGTTTCAGGGTGCCACATTAAGTTTAACTTTAGCTCCATGCTTTGTGCATGGTCCCTTACCTTGTGCAGTTTTATTATCAGTCCGATTCTCTGCAACCTGGAACCCTTTGTCATCCAATTCTCTGTGGTCGACTTGCTGAGTCTGCATGCCTAGATTATAGTCACCGCCCCCTGGGATGGCGTGGGAAATGAATGTTCCAGGAATAGTGTTAACTGATGTCACAAGGCTGCCAAAGGAAGGATCCTTTGAATTGTCTTGAGATGTGGAAACTGAAGGCTGAACCaaagctgaaaaaagaaaaaagaaaaatcataagCACTTAACTTTCACTTATTGCATTTGCAGCCACATTAAAAAGATTTTTCaaaattactttaaaagtaatatatttttagttttcctAAGCAACCCATGTTGTGTAcatctactccacactgcatagagcagcagtgtggagtagtggttagggctctggactcttgaccggagggttgtgggttcaatccccactgctgtacccttgagcaaggtactttacctagattgctccagtaaaaaaccctactgtataaatgggtaattgtatgtaaaaataaatgtgatattttgtaacaattgtaagtcaccctggataagggcgtctgctaagaaataaataataataataataataataataataataataataattctggccAATATGATCTCCAAAACACCAATTACTTTAACAAGTGTGTTTATACCTACATGTTGGTATGGCAGGGATTCCAGGTCCTATGGCTGACTGAGGAACAGGTGGTGGCATGtaaccttaaaataaaataaaaatcaatccaAAAACTGAAGGATTTTAACATGTTTCCTCTATATTGAACTGCattataaacaaactggaatggcTTCCCCCACatttacatacatatttaaaaaacatgccTGAAAAGAATcactaatgaaacaaaaatgaaacaaaagcatTTGTACTAATTGTTTACCAGGCGGTGGCTGAGATGTATTGAAACCAGCTCTTAAAAACGGAGGTAGGTGGCCAAAGCCTGGAGGAGGCATAGCCATTGTCACTGGATAGGCTGGTGGCATCAAGCTAACAGCAGGGACTCCCTGAGCCACTGGCATCTGAAATGTATTAACATTAGATACaggttaatttttaaaaaaactcaatttatacttttttttttttttctggaacccCCAAGTTAGATAAGCAAGTCTCTAACTCTTTTCAAATGCAGGGGTTTCAGAAACGTCAGCCCACGACCAATTTAAACTGCCCCATGCTTAGTGTATTTATGTAAAGTACTAACCTGTACAGGTAACATGGTGACTGGCTGAGTATATGCATCTGCCTGTGTAGTAATCATAGTACTGGTATCCATTGTAGCACTTTGAGTGTGGCTTTCTCTTGCAGAGTCATAGCTCCTCGCTGCCTCCCATTCTAAAGACAAACGTTCAGGTGAATTCATCAAATTTCAAGTTCTTCAAGTCACATTTTCCAGTCCGTACATGACACACTCTATACCAGGTGATTTTAAAAGACAGTTGTGGTGTGGTTGTTGGGGGTGGAATTGCAGGTACCAAATGGTGGGGTAAATATGTGGTTTCCAAATCAGACTAGGAGTACTTGAATGCAATTTCCATAAAGCCCAAATTAAATGCATGGCACTCAACATTCTCTTGTATTTATCTGTTTGTAACATCTTTCTGAAACAGAATAATGGTATATTGATACCTACATCATTTTGACATGTATGTtgtaacaactttaaaaaaaattatatatatatttatatatttatatatatatatatatatatatatataatttttttaaacgaGTTGTTACAACATACATGTCAAAATGTAGGTATCACTCATGTATGCCTCCACCATAATGAAGCTCTCACCACCGTTTACAGTCTCTTGATCGATCATTCCTCCTTCAGCAAAGCCATCGAGATCATCCATCTTCACCTTCTCCCATGGTATATACGTTACACCTAAATCTACATCCCACAACTGTTTGTACTCTTGTTTTACTCCTTTGTTTAATGCCCATGCaatctgcagaaaaaaagaatCATAAGACAATCTGTGAAAAACTTTTTCTAAAACAATTAGTTACTGTACAGAAGTTTTCAGACTCTGGACTAAATAGGCAGGCGTATTATAAATTAAAGATGAAGATGACGCAACAAATACACTCATATAATGAACAGGGTTCATACacctgtatatatgtgtatatatacctTAATGACTTTTGAGCCAATTTTGCAAGACCCGGTACTGAGTTTCTGCCGGGCACGGTACGCATCCTGTCGATGAACCATGCAAATGTATGCACAGCCTCGAGGAGGGATCATCTGAAAGTATACAAGAAACATTCTCTTCCGTTAAATCCTACGTAGCAACAGAAAATGATTCATACATTTAAATtcatgcacattaaaaaaaaaaaaaaaaaaactttgtaaatATCTATTTCACATATCAAATTTGGTTTCAAATcataaaaaaagcactttcaaACTGAAAAACTCAGAACTTAAGTTTCTTGGACAAAAATGAAGTTCACTTACATTTATTGATTCAATTTGTCCAAATTCTTCAAACAGGTTAGTGAGATCTTGTTGTGTGGCCTTTTTATCCACTTGTCCCACCCAGAGTGTTGTACTACACActgaaaagaaatgtattaacACGAGACCATATTTGTCACAGAACAAATGGGGATGCAAAAGATGACTAAGGGCTGGTTCATACAGCAGGCGcggacagctataaaagctgtgcagcttcattATTCGCTGTACGAAGGACGCATtggacagctataaaagctgtgcagcttcattATTCGCTGTACGGAGGACGCATtggacagctataaaagctgtgcagcttcattATTCGCTGTACGAAGGACGCATtggacagctataaaagctgtgcagcttcattATTCGCTGTACGGAGGACGCATtggacagctataaaagctgtgcagcttcattATTCGCTGTACGGAGGACGCATTGGGTCCCAGCCTTTTTGACTGCGCAGCTGTCGTTCATACTTTAAATAGACTGCATTCGCGTAATTAgaaaaattgacattttaggagatgtgctgagtttgtacgttttatacaagaggtttaaaaaaaaagtgccatgaaaaagtatttgcccagtctgattttctgcatttttgcatatttgacaCATTTGatacacatttcatttatttattaaagaaagttatgtaaCACCcgatgcccccgtgtgaaaaagtaatctcccccttagactcaataactggttacgccaccttaataactgcaaccaaacgcttcctgtagttattgattagtctctcacagcgccgtggaggaattttgacccactcctccatgcagaactgcttcaactcagtgacatttgtgggttttcgagcatgaactgctcggttcaggtcctgccacaacatctcaatggggtttaggtctgcactttgactaggccattccaaaactttaaatttcttgttcttcaaccattctgatgtagacttgcttgtgtgtttcacatcattgtcttgctgcatgacccagctgcgcttcagcttcagctcatggacggatggcctcaCATTCTCCTgcagaattctctgatacagagcagaattcatggttccttcaatgatggcaaggcgtccaggtcctgatgcagcaaagcatccccaaaccatgacacaaccaccatgcttgaccgttagtatgaggttcttactgtggaatgcagtgtttggttttcgccagacataacggggcccatgtcggccaaaaagttccacttttgactaatctgtccatagaacattgttccagaactcttttgaggatcatccaggtgctttttggcaaacttgagacgagcattcatgttcttcttagtgagcaatggttcccgccttgctactctgccatgaatcccatttttgcccagtgtctttctgatggtggagtcatgaacactgacctttgccgaggcgagagaggcctgcagatccttggatgttgttctagggttctttgtgacttcctgggaagattcactcctgggaagattcactactgtcccaaactttctccatttggacaatatggctccaactgtggttcggtggagccccagagccttagaaatggctttgtaaccctttccagactgataggcatcaacaacttttttccggaggtcttcaggaatttcttttgttcgtggcatgatgtgcctctagaacctgtgtgctgagaacttcactctgatggtaagggccaaagttagtcagatttatattgggcagggctggcccaaatcaggcctggttgttaaccaaagtactcaaacagctgaccctaattatccctttaattgggttgagttaactagggggggggcaataactttttcacacctgaagattgcatgtttgattaccttgcacaccaaacaaatgaaataagCACTAAACTTTGATgatcattttttctctcagactccctctatatactactacaacctacgaaaaaatctgaccaaatacaatgtgaaaaatgtgcaaaaatgcagaaaatcagacagcgGGCAAATACTTTCACTGCACTGTATATTGTTCTCATATCGCACAATgagaattgtttatttttttaatactgcgTTCCGCTTTTGCATTCATTCTACTACGTCTGGATTTCAAATCTGAGTCCTCATGTGGACCTGCTGACCACTAACTCCAATCCCTGAGCATGCAGGTTCCACTTGGTCTCACCGCTCAGCGTTTTTGATCGTATTGGAGGCAATCCTTTTTTCTGGCGCTCCTTCTCTCGTTCCCTGGCTCGCCTCTCACTGGAGTACGAGCGTGAAGACTTCCTCTTCCTGTCCCTCGATCTGGAGCGAGAGCGCTTCCTGTGTTTACGTTTCCGCGAGCCAGAACGAGAACGGGATCTTCTTTTCCTTGGTGATCTGCAGgtgtaataagaaaaaaaaaataggaggtATATTGACAAATGATTATTTAAgaattatgtaaaataaataagaacttGTTTGTTTAAAGTCAAAGGTATTAGCTGTTCCTCTTCAGCAGACAAACACagtgtgtgacagagagtgaatgaattcTAGTCatcaatctccctcccgacctgtgaggggcATGGTATAACAGGAACACAGTGTGTCccgtactggatggtttggcagttcattccagggtcagtcggaagccggccatccggAGAAAgcggcggagtcacaataccagaagtcatcccCTTAATGCGGTAGACGATgggtcagtcatggattggaggatacgtgattgcacttgctactgaagggggcgtgactaagggtatatcaggggatgtagCAAATCAATCTGGTCCTCGGTTGTGGTTACGAAAGGACCTGTAAAAGGATTACTGTGCTGTAAAAAGAAACCgtgagtttttgtgttttgtctctcTACTAAACTGCCACCTTTGTCATTTATAAAAAGGCTAAactccgggagctgtagctaaacagccagcaaacaaacccggactacacttcaccacTGAGCACGTTTAAGCTTGTAAATCACCCCTTTCattaagagcactcactctggacttttgatcgtgtttgtgtttgtgtgtgtcttgtttagtgtattatttcgggactgaaccccatggtttaaCTGAacgatacacattggtgtgtagagccagttattatttaaccctttgtggtcctacaatttttcctttccggtccgatgtcagaccctgtccgacaacATGAAAAAAGGCATTGCACAGGACCCTAGTTGGTTTTTAGACGGAAAAAGCCTAGAAAAGCTTTAAATGGCTGAGAGAAGCTGGAAAGAAAAATGGAGGCGGAACTGAGCAATACTCAttgtcccttcaccacagacacaacacagacataaacaaacaagatagttgcttccgcatccagcgctcgaAGAAAAtcgcagacatttgccaagctttttgaaaTGCTATAGTAATAATGATTTGGATagcattactgaggagtttggtgataaatcgagtgatcaagagatgatttatcagaataaatggaccgcaaagagttGGGagcacgcaacccagccaaataagagctgtttttcactgtgaactgtcttgtCGTATTTCTGAGCAATGCATCACTGCTACACTGCAAACAACTTTGCCACAAGTGTGATTAAAAAAACTTAAATagcgattacattttttttatcttagttaatcttggttttaatagtatatttaattgttacaattactgcatccatcttaTTCAAGTTTTACTGCTGAtgctattattttaaagttcttatTATCTATAAGGCCTTGCATGGTCTTAGaccttcaagatctgctgaccccatatgtccctgGTCGTTCCCCGAGATCGGAAAATCAGTCTTTCAAATCAATCTATTTTACGTAGCGCCTTTTGTAGTGGACtgccatcacaaagcgctttacaagatgctaatcttctgacagtccctaaaatttgtttgaactctgtctgagccagggcatttagttataatgcccctcgcCTTTGGAATTTGAACctgattcatatcaggaatgcaagcacaattgaatcttttaaaacctgtttgaaaacatatttgtttgggtctgtttatttgtagctggattatatatagggcttctgtttcaggttttattaattgcatttttcggtgcttatttttagctattttcgagttttatgtagatcgttttttttcagggctttcgtttttgatatactgtatgaaattagtgttttcggttactttccaaaatgaacgaaatccctatggtcacaggcacattcttctggagtttttgtgtgtaggcactATTGTACATTTCACCataattctattttaaatcctccatatcttaactagtacagcttgaaatcccgctaacaagcctccatcctgattgtaatctcgttttaaatctctcaaacggagtctccaatagaaatgtaggaatgtgctgtcattcagtagttggggcagttTTAAAGTATTGataacgaatcaatgatagatgcaagtcaggaacgctggacattgcccagcagcactgggaaatgtatttattattatttttgtagtaggttttatttaacgggaatagggtaaagtcaacgtgaattgattaaccatttccacagttttttcgGTGTTTTCCGGCTATCcagcaatttcattttttttttgtatcgggggtgttttatttgggtgtgtgtatgtgtagatgacagtttgaaagagaaGCGGGATCTGGCGGCaggagaattgagagagagagctgagaggttgagtttgtgagAGGCGAGAAATGAGtgccattgttcactaaaagctaaaaaatattgtaatttctttattgtaatatatatttttaaccgcatacatgtgtgtttgttttgattactgtactggtgattgggggacattttgaatgtcaggttattgtgtgggagtttataccgtccatcgttTACTGTTAACACAAACGCACCCGTTCTAAGCGGTGGAGACTGCACTATCCAAAAAACCACCtggcataaaaaaaacatgttgtccTATTTCTAGATTAATTTTGTTGCCTCTTTAttagttatatttatttacatagaaaaactccagcatttgctgttaaattgtttgaaccaactgctaaatcacaatggagtcagtttattactcaccttaatgcatttcaaattatactgtgtattttcttatcagtttcctttaaaagggtatcctttactgatgtttttcattgccgtttaaaaaaaaaaagttattttattaataagtTAAAATTGTCTAAATTTtaacttaataaaataataaaatgtgaggtccagtggttaaagaaaaaggcttgtaaccaggaggtccctggttcaaatcccacctcagccactgactcattgtgtgaccctgagcaagttacttaacctccttgtgctctgtctttcgggtgagacgtagttgtaagtgactctgcagctgatgcatagttcacacaccctagtctctgtaagtcgccttggataaaggcgtctgctgaataaacaaataataataataaataaaacaaagcatctgagtaatggttatattctccttaattgtaaatacttttatatatattggttatattattatacttcgcttgattcatgggcttacagcaatcctgaatttctaaaagtttACTCTGTTGAAACGGAcaagtttcatttgttgttgtgttgttgctagaaagtgtattttgagaagtgaaagcgtGTTTAGCACACAGGTGGTATTTCAGATTAGATGTAGCCTACatttgtgatactgaaactcaatttgacagtagatacatcAGAATGTTCTCTTACGTCAGAAAGTTCTTCCCTTTTAGTACTTTGCTCCATAATGTAGTTATGACTAACTTTTTATACAAACGCCAACTGCACACATTGTGTTGCATGCAATCGAGTATACTGAAATGGTGACGAAGGGAATGAATTACAGTGTGCAAAGAGGATCAAGACAGAGGAATTAAGAACATTTCTCTCtaaaagaaatacacacacacacacacacttaatctAACCTTGAATGGGATTTAGATCGGGTTCTTGACCTTGACTCGACAGGCTGTGGCTCTTCAGGTTCAAAAATCTCCCCATCAGCCATGTCCTGTCCTTCATCAATTTCCATGTCCTGAGAAAGAAATACAGCTTaatcccactttttttttttttttttttttttttttgaaatcctAAAATACCCATAGCGaggaatataatatttttagaatTAGCTGAACTTCTAGATTGGGTCTGCCTGACTGGTCAGTGTAGGAAGACTTTACACAGCCCCCGCCCCTCAAAGATGTGTTTCATCATAACGGAAGGTTCTTTTACTATGTTTTCTCCCacattttcttacctgctgttGATTATCAATTGAATC encodes:
- the LOC117403069 gene encoding SR-related and CTD-associated factor 8 isoform X2, whose product is MEAVRAFNSELYSLNDYKPPISKAKMTQITKLAIKAIKFYKHVVQSVEKFVQKCKPEYKVPGLYVIDSIVRQSRHQFGQEKDVFAPRFSKNIINTFQNLYRCPTDDKVLTEKSKIVRVLNLWQKNNVFKSDIIQPLLDMAAGLPPPSLTPVIASTAATVSSNTPGTPVTPATPANIVQGLPDSWASQISNTDTIAAVAQLLQSPQGQQLQQLVQTLQMQQQKPQPSLLQALDAGLVVQLQALTAQLTAAAAAANTLNPLEQRVSFNKLLDQFDFGEESEHTDESKKDAPSSQLPSVTESINNSIFHQLAEQLQQQNLEQFQKQLLEHQQQQQQQNLEQFQKQLLEHQQQQTISLENQEGIFGSENSATPSQGSCQQQLLETDTKLDDSIDNQQQDMEIDEGQDMADGEIFEPEEPQPVESRSRTRSKSHSRSPRKRRSRSRSGSRKRKHRKRSRSRSRDRKRKSSRSYSSERRAREREKERQKKGLPPIRSKTLSVCSTTLWVGQVDKKATQQDLTNLFEEFGQIESINMIPPRGCAYICMVHRQDAYRARQKLSTGSCKIGSKVIKIAWALNKGVKQEYKQLWDVDLGVTYIPWEKVKMDDLDGFAEGGMIDQETVNGEWEAARSYDSARESHTQSATMDTSTMITTQADAYTQPVTMLPVQMPVAQGVPAVSLMPPAYPVTMAMPPPGFGHLPPFLRAGFNTSQPPPGYMPPPVPQSAIGPGIPAIPTSLVQPSVSTSQDNSKDPSFGSLVTSVNTIPGTFISHAIPGGGDYNLGMQTQQVDHRELDDKGFQVAENRTDNKTAQGILSDARSSVSLLGMHPSATSLHHPDIHGQRMPGLLPLDIRPGMLPPSPGARFSMLMQPGMPPQPNMPPTSMLDPSLQARLRGPFPPVDNFTRPEGPFERLGNQADNSIGKPDEGMPAGNDSIQQECDQDYRFPPVEKRESLLRPPVEPSDNVNRPPPLDGRDGFRGPPGEGRENLGRRQSLSGFRPESRWGPPRGDFDEREHRGMPFGGPKGLNDDRPGTGNFRFDGRGGPTWNRGFEPDVHRDFDDRRRHWERQRDRDDRDLDFRREMNGSRFARERDRESWTAPPAPPRAFKFFEGVAESQKRDKPPQVNGDETDIEQDQNHPELAEQEASPEDVDNEKKNEPETGIDKQPVVEKTETEGTVITQ